Proteins from one Candidatus Neomarinimicrobiota bacterium genomic window:
- the wecB gene encoding UDP-N-acetylglucosamine 2-epimerase (non-hydrolyzing) codes for MKIVHVVGARPNFMKVAPVWRAIDREIGCRQILIHTGQHYDVNMSELFFTDLALPEPDYYLGVGSGTHGVQTAAVMLAFEEVIMELKPDTVLVYGDVNSTLAAALVCAKQTISVAHVEAGLRSFDRSMPEEINRVLTDQIADLLFTPSEDGDQNLLREGIEPEKIHCVGNVMIDTLISLEGAIAKAKVEIPSAPYLLVTLHRPSNVDSEGKLKKIIATLAEISEEVTVLFPVHPRTADRISDAGSKLSQGKNFQLLDPLGYIDFIALEKNAAGVITDSGGIQEETTYLGIPCLTVRENSERPVTVTVGTNTLVGSDMSLLKEEAGKILSGDGKTGKIPPLWDGEAAKRIAAILKEHQ; via the coding sequence ATGAAAATTGTCCACGTCGTCGGCGCCCGGCCTAACTTCATGAAAGTTGCCCCTGTCTGGCGAGCTATCGACCGGGAGATCGGCTGCCGTCAGATTCTTATCCATACCGGTCAACATTATGATGTCAATATGTCGGAACTGTTTTTCACCGATTTGGCACTCCCTGAGCCGGATTACTACCTCGGTGTCGGTTCGGGGACGCACGGTGTTCAGACTGCGGCCGTCATGCTCGCCTTTGAAGAGGTTATCATGGAGCTTAAGCCGGACACGGTTTTGGTTTACGGTGATGTCAACTCTACGCTGGCGGCTGCCCTTGTCTGTGCTAAGCAGACGATTTCCGTCGCTCACGTAGAGGCTGGGCTCAGATCCTTCGACCGCAGTATGCCCGAGGAGATAAATCGCGTCCTTACGGATCAGATTGCGGATTTGCTGTTCACACCATCAGAAGATGGTGACCAGAACCTGTTGCGAGAGGGTATTGAGCCTGAGAAGATCCACTGTGTGGGCAATGTCATGATAGATACACTCATTTCTCTTGAAGGGGCCATCGCCAAAGCGAAAGTCGAGATTCCGTCAGCTCCCTATCTGCTGGTGACACTGCACAGGCCGTCAAACGTAGATAGCGAAGGCAAATTAAAGAAGATCATTGCAACGCTCGCCGAGATAAGTGAGGAAGTAACGGTCCTTTTTCCTGTCCATCCAAGAACCGCTGACAGGATTTCTGATGCTGGTTCGAAACTATCGCAAGGGAAAAACTTTCAACTCCTTGACCCCCTCGGTTACATTGACTTTATCGCCCTGGAGAAAAATGCCGCTGGTGTCATCACAGATTCGGGTGGAATACAGGAAGAGACCACATATCTCGGTATCCCCTGTCTGACAGTCAGGGAGAACAGTGAGCGGCCGGTGACGGTGACCGTGGGGACCAATACCCTTGTAGGCAGTGATATGAGTCTGCTTAAGGAGGAGGCAGGGAAGATACTCTCAGGCGATGGCAAGACAGGCAAGATCCCGCCTCTGTGGGACGGTGAGGCGGCAAAACGGATTGCGGCCATACTGAAAGAACACCAGTGA
- a CDS encoding glycosyltransferase family 4 protein, translating into MHQEKLTILVLTHYYPPEMGGAAARIHGLSRWLVNYGHHVTVITGFPNYPAGVMASAYRRKVRLREEMEAVTVIRTWVHASSHRNSFGRLSNYLSFAVSSILTGITLQRRYDVILASSPPLFTGVSGLILSRIRRIPFVFDIRDLWPDVAVDSGAFRSTDLFVRIARKVAHLLYRKASHLTPVTRSKCQKVALEGVDREKITLVSNGVDLDMINTRRATDWRRKFNLEGCFVAAYTGLIGIAQGVGVIVAAADRLRHNGNIHFLIVGDGVERNALIKRAAELALENVTFVSSQPRETVPAILAASDLVLVPLVSGKLIDAVPSKLMEAWSCRKPVALIAGGEPAELVKEASGGVVVPAGDSERLAQTVTDLWHDGKVLEQYGDNGYSYVCKHFDRRNLAREMETVLLSVSGRQSR; encoded by the coding sequence GTGCATCAGGAAAAGCTCACAATTCTGGTTCTGACCCACTATTATCCTCCTGAAATGGGTGGTGCCGCGGCGAGGATTCACGGTCTTAGTCGATGGCTGGTAAACTACGGGCACCACGTGACCGTCATCACCGGCTTTCCCAACTATCCGGCCGGCGTCATGGCCAGTGCCTATAGAAGAAAAGTTAGACTGAGGGAGGAGATGGAGGCGGTGACAGTTATCAGAACCTGGGTGCACGCCTCTTCACACCGGAACAGTTTCGGTCGCCTGTCCAACTATCTTTCGTTTGCTGTTTCATCGATCTTGACTGGTATCACTCTTCAACGTCGTTATGACGTTATTCTGGCTTCATCACCACCCTTATTCACCGGAGTTTCCGGACTCATCCTCTCACGCATCAGGCGGATCCCTTTTGTCTTTGATATCCGTGATCTCTGGCCCGATGTTGCAGTTGATTCAGGTGCATTTAGATCAACCGATCTCTTCGTCAGAATCGCCCGTAAAGTGGCACACCTGCTCTACCGGAAGGCAAGCCATCTGACGCCGGTGACACGGAGCAAGTGTCAAAAGGTTGCTCTTGAAGGGGTAGATCGCGAGAAGATTACTCTAGTTTCCAACGGCGTCGATCTTGACATGATTAATACGCGGAGAGCGACAGATTGGAGAAGAAAGTTCAATCTGGAGGGGTGCTTCGTGGCGGCATACACGGGACTCATCGGCATCGCCCAGGGGGTAGGTGTCATAGTGGCGGCGGCTGATAGACTCCGTCATAACGGTAACATTCATTTCCTTATCGTTGGCGACGGTGTGGAGCGCAACGCATTAATTAAGAGAGCCGCTGAATTGGCTCTGGAGAACGTAACCTTTGTTTCCAGTCAGCCGCGGGAAACGGTGCCGGCCATTCTTGCTGCTTCCGACCTGGTTTTGGTCCCCCTTGTGAGCGGTAAACTCATTGATGCCGTTCCCTCCAAGCTGATGGAGGCGTGGAGCTGCAGAAAGCCGGTGGCGCTGATAGCCGGTGGTGAACCGGCTGAACTCGTCAAAGAGGCAAGTGGTGGCGTGGTTGTTCCTGCCGGGGACTCGGAGAGACTGGCACAAACAGTCACTGATTTGTGGCATGATGGCAAAGTCCTTGAACAGTACGGTGACAACGGTTACAGCTATGTGTGCAAACATTTCGACAGGAGAAACCTGGCCAGGGAAATGGAGACTGTATTGCTGTCGGTTTCGGGTAGGCAATCCAGATGA